A stretch of Equus przewalskii isolate Varuska chromosome 11, EquPr2, whole genome shotgun sequence DNA encodes these proteins:
- the BBS1 gene encoding BBSome complex member BBS1 isoform X12, whose product MAAASSSDSEGDRAESSEASSKWLDAHYDPMANIHTFSACLVLADLHGDGEYKLAVGDLGPSGRQPCLKVLKGPTVLAESALPALPAAAAAFLMGQHEPRTPALALASGPCVYVYKNLRPYFKFSLPQLPPNPLEQDLWNQAKEDQIDHLTLKEMLEGIREKAEVPLSVQSLRFLQLELSEMEAFVNQHKSKPIKRQAVITTMTTLKKNMADEDAMSCLVLGTENKELLVLDPEAFTILAKMSLPGVPVFLEVSGQFDVAFRLAAACRNGNIYILRRDCKRPKYCIELSTQPVGLVLAHKVLVVGSTQDNLHGFTHKGKRLWTVHMPAAILTMNLLEQRSRGLQAVMAGLANGEVRIYHDKALLNVIRTPDAVTSLCFGRYGREDNTLIVTTRAMHRTFQTDLYLLRLRAARAYVRALESSLNPVSATAREPLKLHAVVQGLGPTFKLTLHLQNTSTARPILGLLVCFLYNEVLYALPRAFFKVPLLVPGLNYPLETFVESLSDKGISDIIKVQPAQACGK is encoded by the exons ATGGCTGCTGCGTCTTCGTCGGATTCCGAGGGCGACCGAGCTGAGAG CAGTGAGGCCAGTTCGAAATGGCTCGACGCGCACTACGACCCCATGGCCAACATCCACACCTTTTCCGCATGCCTGG TGCTGGCAGATTTGCATGGGGACGGGGAATACAAG CTGGCGGTGGGGGACCTCGGCCCCAGTGGGCGGCAGCCCTGCCTGAAGGTGCTTAAAGGACCCACAGTGCTGGCTGAAAGCGCACTACCTGCCCtgccggccgccgccgccgccttccTCATGGGGCAGCATGAGCCGCGGACCCCAGCTCTGGCCCTCGCTTCAGGCCCTTGTGTCTATGTATATAAGAATCTCAGGCCCTACTTCAAGTTCAGCCTGCCCCAGTTGCCTCCAAACCCCCTGGAGCAAGACCTTTGGAACCAGGCCAAGGAG GACCAGATCGACCACTTGACCCTGAAGGAGATGCTGGAGGGCATCCG ggagaaggcagaggtgcCTTTGTCTGTACAGTCCCTCAG GTTTCTGCAGCTGGAGCTGAGCGAAATGGAGGCATTTGTGAACCAGCACAAGTCCAAACCCATCAAGCGGCAG GCAGTCATCACCACCATGACCACCTTAAAGAAGAACATGGCTGACGAGGACGCCATGTCCTGCCTGGTGCTGGGCACCGAGAACAAGGAGCTCCTGGTGCTGGACCCGGAGGCCTTCACCATCTTGGCCAAG ATGAGCCTCCCCGGCGTCCCCGTCTTCCTGGAGGTTTCTGGCCAGTTCGATGTAGCGTTCCGCCTTGCCGCTGCCTGCCGCAACGGGAACATCTATATCCTCAGAAG AGACTGCAAGCGCCCCAAGTACTGCATCGAGCTGAGCACCCAGCCTGTGGGGCTTGTCCTGGCACACAAGGTCCTGGTGGTGGGCAGCACCCAAGACAACCTGCATGGCTTCACCCACAAG GGTAAGAGGCTGTGGACAGTGCACATGCCTGCAGCCATCCTGACCATGAACCTCCTGGAGCAGCGCTCCCGGGGCCTGCAGGCCGTCATGGCTGGGCTGGCCAATGGAGAGGTCCGCATTTACCACGACAAGGCCCTGCTCAACGTCATCCGCACCCCG GATGCAGTGACCAGCCTTTGCTTCGGCCGCTACGGGCGGGAAGATAACACCCTCATCGTGACTACGCGAG CCATGCACCGGACCTTCCAGACCGACCTCTACCTGCTGCGCCTCCGGGCCGCCCGCGCCTACGTGCGGGCCCTCGAGTCCAGCCTGAACCCCGTCTCTGCGACAGCCCGGGAGCCACTCAAGCTGCACGCTGTG GTTCAGGGCCTGGGCCCCACCTTTAAGCTCACACTTCACCTGCAGAACACCTCGACAGCCCGACCCATCCTGGGGCTGCTGGTCTGCTTCCTGTATAACGAGGTGCTCTATGCCCTGCCCCGGGCCTTCTTCAAG GTCCCCTTGCTGGTGCCAGGGCTCAACTATCCCCTGGAGACCTTTGTGGAGAGTCTCAGTGACAAGGGCATCTCAGACATCATCAAG
- the BBS1 gene encoding BBSome complex member BBS1 isoform X13, translated as MAAASSSDSEGDRAESEASSKWLDAHYDPMANIHTFSACLVLADLHGDGEYKLAVGDLGPSGRQPCLKVLKGPTVLAESALPALPAAAAAFLMGQHEPRTPALALASGPCVYVYKNLRPYFKFSLPQLPPNPLEQDLWNQAKEDQIDHLTLKEMLEGIREKAEVPLSVQSLRFLQLELSEMEAFVNQHKSKPIKRQAVITTMTTLKKNMADEDAMSCLVLGTENKELLVLDPEAFTILAKMSLPGVPVFLEVSGQFDVAFRLAAACRNGNIYILRRDCKRPKYCIELSTQPVGLVLAHKVLVVGSTQDNLHGFTHKGKRLWTVHMPAAILTMNLLEQRSRGLQAVMAGLANGEVRIYHDKALLNVIRTPDAVTSLCFGRYGREDNTLIVTTRAMHRTFQTDLYLLRLRAARAYVRALESSLNPVSATAREPLKLHAVVQGLGPTFKLTLHLQNTSTARPILGLLVCFLYNEVLYALPRAFFKVPLLVPGLNYPLETFVESLSDKGISDIIKVQPAQACGK; from the exons ATGGCTGCTGCGTCTTCGTCGGATTCCGAGGGCGACCGAGCTGAGAG TGAGGCCAGTTCGAAATGGCTCGACGCGCACTACGACCCCATGGCCAACATCCACACCTTTTCCGCATGCCTGG TGCTGGCAGATTTGCATGGGGACGGGGAATACAAG CTGGCGGTGGGGGACCTCGGCCCCAGTGGGCGGCAGCCCTGCCTGAAGGTGCTTAAAGGACCCACAGTGCTGGCTGAAAGCGCACTACCTGCCCtgccggccgccgccgccgccttccTCATGGGGCAGCATGAGCCGCGGACCCCAGCTCTGGCCCTCGCTTCAGGCCCTTGTGTCTATGTATATAAGAATCTCAGGCCCTACTTCAAGTTCAGCCTGCCCCAGTTGCCTCCAAACCCCCTGGAGCAAGACCTTTGGAACCAGGCCAAGGAG GACCAGATCGACCACTTGACCCTGAAGGAGATGCTGGAGGGCATCCG ggagaaggcagaggtgcCTTTGTCTGTACAGTCCCTCAG GTTTCTGCAGCTGGAGCTGAGCGAAATGGAGGCATTTGTGAACCAGCACAAGTCCAAACCCATCAAGCGGCAG GCAGTCATCACCACCATGACCACCTTAAAGAAGAACATGGCTGACGAGGACGCCATGTCCTGCCTGGTGCTGGGCACCGAGAACAAGGAGCTCCTGGTGCTGGACCCGGAGGCCTTCACCATCTTGGCCAAG ATGAGCCTCCCCGGCGTCCCCGTCTTCCTGGAGGTTTCTGGCCAGTTCGATGTAGCGTTCCGCCTTGCCGCTGCCTGCCGCAACGGGAACATCTATATCCTCAGAAG AGACTGCAAGCGCCCCAAGTACTGCATCGAGCTGAGCACCCAGCCTGTGGGGCTTGTCCTGGCACACAAGGTCCTGGTGGTGGGCAGCACCCAAGACAACCTGCATGGCTTCACCCACAAG GGTAAGAGGCTGTGGACAGTGCACATGCCTGCAGCCATCCTGACCATGAACCTCCTGGAGCAGCGCTCCCGGGGCCTGCAGGCCGTCATGGCTGGGCTGGCCAATGGAGAGGTCCGCATTTACCACGACAAGGCCCTGCTCAACGTCATCCGCACCCCG GATGCAGTGACCAGCCTTTGCTTCGGCCGCTACGGGCGGGAAGATAACACCCTCATCGTGACTACGCGAG CCATGCACCGGACCTTCCAGACCGACCTCTACCTGCTGCGCCTCCGGGCCGCCCGCGCCTACGTGCGGGCCCTCGAGTCCAGCCTGAACCCCGTCTCTGCGACAGCCCGGGAGCCACTCAAGCTGCACGCTGTG GTTCAGGGCCTGGGCCCCACCTTTAAGCTCACACTTCACCTGCAGAACACCTCGACAGCCCGACCCATCCTGGGGCTGCTGGTCTGCTTCCTGTATAACGAGGTGCTCTATGCCCTGCCCCGGGCCTTCTTCAAG GTCCCCTTGCTGGTGCCAGGGCTCAACTATCCCCTGGAGACCTTTGTGGAGAGTCTCAGTGACAAGGGCATCTCAGACATCATCAAG
- the BBS1 gene encoding BBSome complex member BBS1 isoform X8: MAAASSSDSEGDRAESSEASSKWLDAHYDPMANIHTFSACLVLADLHGDGEYKLAVGDLGPSGRQPCLKVLKGPTVLAESALPALPAAAAAFLMGQHEPRTPALALASGPCVYVYKNLRPYFKFSLPQLPPNPLEQDLWNQAKEDQIDHLTLKEMLEGIREKAEVPLSVQSLRFLQLELSEMEAFVNQHKSKPIKRQAVITTMTTLKKNMADEDAMSCLVLGTENKELLVLDPEAFTILAKMSLPGVPVFLEVSGQFDVAFRLAAACRNGNIYILRRDCKRPKYCIELSTQPVGLVLAHKVLVVGSTQDNLHGFTHKGKRLWTVHMPAAILTMNLLEQRSRGLQAVMAGLANGEVRIYHDKALLNVIRTPDAVTSLCFGRYGREDNTLIVTTRGGGLIIKILKRTAVFAEGAGEVGPPPAQAMKLNVPRKTRLYVDQTLREREAGTAMHRTFQTDLYLLRLRAARAYVRALESSLNPVSATAREPLKLHAVVQGLGPTFKLTLHLQNTSTARPILGLLVCFLYNEVLYALPRAFFKVPLLVPGLNYPLETFVESLSDKGISDIIKVQPAQACGK; this comes from the exons ATGGCTGCTGCGTCTTCGTCGGATTCCGAGGGCGACCGAGCTGAGAG CAGTGAGGCCAGTTCGAAATGGCTCGACGCGCACTACGACCCCATGGCCAACATCCACACCTTTTCCGCATGCCTGG TGCTGGCAGATTTGCATGGGGACGGGGAATACAAG CTGGCGGTGGGGGACCTCGGCCCCAGTGGGCGGCAGCCCTGCCTGAAGGTGCTTAAAGGACCCACAGTGCTGGCTGAAAGCGCACTACCTGCCCtgccggccgccgccgccgccttccTCATGGGGCAGCATGAGCCGCGGACCCCAGCTCTGGCCCTCGCTTCAGGCCCTTGTGTCTATGTATATAAGAATCTCAGGCCCTACTTCAAGTTCAGCCTGCCCCAGTTGCCTCCAAACCCCCTGGAGCAAGACCTTTGGAACCAGGCCAAGGAG GACCAGATCGACCACTTGACCCTGAAGGAGATGCTGGAGGGCATCCG ggagaaggcagaggtgcCTTTGTCTGTACAGTCCCTCAG GTTTCTGCAGCTGGAGCTGAGCGAAATGGAGGCATTTGTGAACCAGCACAAGTCCAAACCCATCAAGCGGCAG GCAGTCATCACCACCATGACCACCTTAAAGAAGAACATGGCTGACGAGGACGCCATGTCCTGCCTGGTGCTGGGCACCGAGAACAAGGAGCTCCTGGTGCTGGACCCGGAGGCCTTCACCATCTTGGCCAAG ATGAGCCTCCCCGGCGTCCCCGTCTTCCTGGAGGTTTCTGGCCAGTTCGATGTAGCGTTCCGCCTTGCCGCTGCCTGCCGCAACGGGAACATCTATATCCTCAGAAG AGACTGCAAGCGCCCCAAGTACTGCATCGAGCTGAGCACCCAGCCTGTGGGGCTTGTCCTGGCACACAAGGTCCTGGTGGTGGGCAGCACCCAAGACAACCTGCATGGCTTCACCCACAAG GGTAAGAGGCTGTGGACAGTGCACATGCCTGCAGCCATCCTGACCATGAACCTCCTGGAGCAGCGCTCCCGGGGCCTGCAGGCCGTCATGGCTGGGCTGGCCAATGGAGAGGTCCGCATTTACCACGACAAGGCCCTGCTCAACGTCATCCGCACCCCG GATGCAGTGACCAGCCTTTGCTTCGGCCGCTACGGGCGGGAAGATAACACCCTCATCGTGACTACGCGAG GTGGTGGCCTGATTATCAAGATCCTGAAGCGCACAGCAGTGTTTgcggagggggcaggggaggtgggccCCCCACCAGCCCAGGCCATGAAACTCAACGTGCCCCGAAAGACCCGGCTTTATGTCGATCAGACCCTGCGAGAGCGGGAGGCTGGCACCG CCATGCACCGGACCTTCCAGACCGACCTCTACCTGCTGCGCCTCCGGGCCGCCCGCGCCTACGTGCGGGCCCTCGAGTCCAGCCTGAACCCCGTCTCTGCGACAGCCCGGGAGCCACTCAAGCTGCACGCTGTG GTTCAGGGCCTGGGCCCCACCTTTAAGCTCACACTTCACCTGCAGAACACCTCGACAGCCCGACCCATCCTGGGGCTGCTGGTCTGCTTCCTGTATAACGAGGTGCTCTATGCCCTGCCCCGGGCCTTCTTCAAG GTCCCCTTGCTGGTGCCAGGGCTCAACTATCCCCTGGAGACCTTTGTGGAGAGTCTCAGTGACAAGGGCATCTCAGACATCATCAAG
- the BBS1 gene encoding BBSome complex member BBS1 isoform X10 produces MAAASSSDSEGDRAESSEASSKWLDAHYDPMANIHTFSACLVLADLHGDGEYKLAVGDLGPSGRQPCLKVLKGPTVLAESALPALPAAAAAFLMGQHEPRTPALALASGPCVYVYKNLRPYFKFSLPQLPPNPLEQDLWNQAKEDQIDHLTLKEMLEGIREKAEVPLSVQSLRFLQLELSEMEAFVNQHKSKPIKRQAVITTMTTLKKNMADEDAMSCLVLGTENKELLVLDPEAFTILAKMSLPGVPVFLEVSGQFDVAFRLAAACRNGNIYILRRDCKRPKYCIELSTQPVGLVLAHKVLVVGSTQDNLHGFTHKGKRLWTVHMPAAILTMNLLEQRSRGLQAVMAGLANGEVRIYHDKALLNVIRTPDAVTSLCFGRYGREDNTLIVTTRAMHRTFQTDLYLLRLRAARAYVRALESSLNPVSATAREPLKLHAVVQGLGPTFKLTLHLQNTSTARPILGLLVCFLYNEVLYALPRAFFKVPLLVPGLNYPLETFVESLSDKGISDIIKVLVLREGQSAPLLSAHINMPVQPAQACGK; encoded by the exons ATGGCTGCTGCGTCTTCGTCGGATTCCGAGGGCGACCGAGCTGAGAG CAGTGAGGCCAGTTCGAAATGGCTCGACGCGCACTACGACCCCATGGCCAACATCCACACCTTTTCCGCATGCCTGG TGCTGGCAGATTTGCATGGGGACGGGGAATACAAG CTGGCGGTGGGGGACCTCGGCCCCAGTGGGCGGCAGCCCTGCCTGAAGGTGCTTAAAGGACCCACAGTGCTGGCTGAAAGCGCACTACCTGCCCtgccggccgccgccgccgccttccTCATGGGGCAGCATGAGCCGCGGACCCCAGCTCTGGCCCTCGCTTCAGGCCCTTGTGTCTATGTATATAAGAATCTCAGGCCCTACTTCAAGTTCAGCCTGCCCCAGTTGCCTCCAAACCCCCTGGAGCAAGACCTTTGGAACCAGGCCAAGGAG GACCAGATCGACCACTTGACCCTGAAGGAGATGCTGGAGGGCATCCG ggagaaggcagaggtgcCTTTGTCTGTACAGTCCCTCAG GTTTCTGCAGCTGGAGCTGAGCGAAATGGAGGCATTTGTGAACCAGCACAAGTCCAAACCCATCAAGCGGCAG GCAGTCATCACCACCATGACCACCTTAAAGAAGAACATGGCTGACGAGGACGCCATGTCCTGCCTGGTGCTGGGCACCGAGAACAAGGAGCTCCTGGTGCTGGACCCGGAGGCCTTCACCATCTTGGCCAAG ATGAGCCTCCCCGGCGTCCCCGTCTTCCTGGAGGTTTCTGGCCAGTTCGATGTAGCGTTCCGCCTTGCCGCTGCCTGCCGCAACGGGAACATCTATATCCTCAGAAG AGACTGCAAGCGCCCCAAGTACTGCATCGAGCTGAGCACCCAGCCTGTGGGGCTTGTCCTGGCACACAAGGTCCTGGTGGTGGGCAGCACCCAAGACAACCTGCATGGCTTCACCCACAAG GGTAAGAGGCTGTGGACAGTGCACATGCCTGCAGCCATCCTGACCATGAACCTCCTGGAGCAGCGCTCCCGGGGCCTGCAGGCCGTCATGGCTGGGCTGGCCAATGGAGAGGTCCGCATTTACCACGACAAGGCCCTGCTCAACGTCATCCGCACCCCG GATGCAGTGACCAGCCTTTGCTTCGGCCGCTACGGGCGGGAAGATAACACCCTCATCGTGACTACGCGAG CCATGCACCGGACCTTCCAGACCGACCTCTACCTGCTGCGCCTCCGGGCCGCCCGCGCCTACGTGCGGGCCCTCGAGTCCAGCCTGAACCCCGTCTCTGCGACAGCCCGGGAGCCACTCAAGCTGCACGCTGTG GTTCAGGGCCTGGGCCCCACCTTTAAGCTCACACTTCACCTGCAGAACACCTCGACAGCCCGACCCATCCTGGGGCTGCTGGTCTGCTTCCTGTATAACGAGGTGCTCTATGCCCTGCCCCGGGCCTTCTTCAAG GTCCCCTTGCTGGTGCCAGGGCTCAACTATCCCCTGGAGACCTTTGTGGAGAGTCTCAGTGACAAGGGCATCTCAGACATCATCAAG
- the BBS1 gene encoding BBSome complex member BBS1 isoform X9 has protein sequence MAAASSSDSEGDRAESEASSKWLDAHYDPMANIHTFSACLVLADLHGDGEYKLAVGDLGPSGRQPCLKVLKGPTVLAESALPALPAAAAAFLMGQHEPRTPALALASGPCVYVYKNLRPYFKFSLPQLPPNPLEQDLWNQAKEDQIDHLTLKEMLEGIREKAEVPLSVQSLRFLQLELSEMEAFVNQHKSKPIKRQAVITTMTTLKKNMADEDAMSCLVLGTENKELLVLDPEAFTILAKMSLPGVPVFLEVSGQFDVAFRLAAACRNGNIYILRRDCKRPKYCIELSTQPVGLVLAHKVLVVGSTQDNLHGFTHKGKRLWTVHMPAAILTMNLLEQRSRGLQAVMAGLANGEVRIYHDKALLNVIRTPDAVTSLCFGRYGREDNTLIVTTRGGGLIIKILKRTAVFAEGAGEVGPPPAQAMKLNVPRKTRLYVDQTLREREAGTAMHRTFQTDLYLLRLRAARAYVRALESSLNPVSATAREPLKLHAVVQGLGPTFKLTLHLQNTSTARPILGLLVCFLYNEVLYALPRAFFKVPLLVPGLNYPLETFVESLSDKGISDIIKVQPAQACGK, from the exons ATGGCTGCTGCGTCTTCGTCGGATTCCGAGGGCGACCGAGCTGAGAG TGAGGCCAGTTCGAAATGGCTCGACGCGCACTACGACCCCATGGCCAACATCCACACCTTTTCCGCATGCCTGG TGCTGGCAGATTTGCATGGGGACGGGGAATACAAG CTGGCGGTGGGGGACCTCGGCCCCAGTGGGCGGCAGCCCTGCCTGAAGGTGCTTAAAGGACCCACAGTGCTGGCTGAAAGCGCACTACCTGCCCtgccggccgccgccgccgccttccTCATGGGGCAGCATGAGCCGCGGACCCCAGCTCTGGCCCTCGCTTCAGGCCCTTGTGTCTATGTATATAAGAATCTCAGGCCCTACTTCAAGTTCAGCCTGCCCCAGTTGCCTCCAAACCCCCTGGAGCAAGACCTTTGGAACCAGGCCAAGGAG GACCAGATCGACCACTTGACCCTGAAGGAGATGCTGGAGGGCATCCG ggagaaggcagaggtgcCTTTGTCTGTACAGTCCCTCAG GTTTCTGCAGCTGGAGCTGAGCGAAATGGAGGCATTTGTGAACCAGCACAAGTCCAAACCCATCAAGCGGCAG GCAGTCATCACCACCATGACCACCTTAAAGAAGAACATGGCTGACGAGGACGCCATGTCCTGCCTGGTGCTGGGCACCGAGAACAAGGAGCTCCTGGTGCTGGACCCGGAGGCCTTCACCATCTTGGCCAAG ATGAGCCTCCCCGGCGTCCCCGTCTTCCTGGAGGTTTCTGGCCAGTTCGATGTAGCGTTCCGCCTTGCCGCTGCCTGCCGCAACGGGAACATCTATATCCTCAGAAG AGACTGCAAGCGCCCCAAGTACTGCATCGAGCTGAGCACCCAGCCTGTGGGGCTTGTCCTGGCACACAAGGTCCTGGTGGTGGGCAGCACCCAAGACAACCTGCATGGCTTCACCCACAAG GGTAAGAGGCTGTGGACAGTGCACATGCCTGCAGCCATCCTGACCATGAACCTCCTGGAGCAGCGCTCCCGGGGCCTGCAGGCCGTCATGGCTGGGCTGGCCAATGGAGAGGTCCGCATTTACCACGACAAGGCCCTGCTCAACGTCATCCGCACCCCG GATGCAGTGACCAGCCTTTGCTTCGGCCGCTACGGGCGGGAAGATAACACCCTCATCGTGACTACGCGAG GTGGTGGCCTGATTATCAAGATCCTGAAGCGCACAGCAGTGTTTgcggagggggcaggggaggtgggccCCCCACCAGCCCAGGCCATGAAACTCAACGTGCCCCGAAAGACCCGGCTTTATGTCGATCAGACCCTGCGAGAGCGGGAGGCTGGCACCG CCATGCACCGGACCTTCCAGACCGACCTCTACCTGCTGCGCCTCCGGGCCGCCCGCGCCTACGTGCGGGCCCTCGAGTCCAGCCTGAACCCCGTCTCTGCGACAGCCCGGGAGCCACTCAAGCTGCACGCTGTG GTTCAGGGCCTGGGCCCCACCTTTAAGCTCACACTTCACCTGCAGAACACCTCGACAGCCCGACCCATCCTGGGGCTGCTGGTCTGCTTCCTGTATAACGAGGTGCTCTATGCCCTGCCCCGGGCCTTCTTCAAG GTCCCCTTGCTGGTGCCAGGGCTCAACTATCCCCTGGAGACCTTTGTGGAGAGTCTCAGTGACAAGGGCATCTCAGACATCATCAAG
- the BBS1 gene encoding BBSome complex member BBS1 isoform X5, whose translation MAAASSSDSEGDRAESEASSKWLDAHYDPMANIHTFSACLVLADLHGDGEYKLAVGDLGPSGRQPCLKVLKGPTVLAESALPALPAAAAAFLMGQHEPRTPALALASGPCVYVYKNLRPYFKFSLPQLPPNPLEQDLWNQAKEDQIDHLTLKEMLEGIREKAEVPLSVQSLRFLQLELSEMEAFVNQHKSKPIKRQAVITTMTTLKKNMADEDAMSCLVLGTENKELLVLDPEAFTILAKMSLPGVPVFLEVSGQFDVAFRLAAACRNGNIYILRRDCKRPKYCIELSTQPVGLVLAHKVLVVGSTQDNLHGFTHKGKRLWTVHMPAAILTMNLLEQRSRGLQAVMAGLANGEVRIYHDKALLNVIRTPDAVTSLCFGRYGREDNTLIVTTRGGGLIIKILKRTAVFAEGAGEVGPPPAQAMKLNVPRKTRLYVDQTLREREAGTAMHRTFQTDLYLLRLRAARAYVRALESSLNPVSATAREPLKLHAVVQGLGPTFKLTLHLQNTSTARPILGLLVCFLYNEVLYALPRAFFKVPLLVPGLNYPLETFVESLSDKGISDIIKVLVLREGQSAPLLSAHINMPVQPAQACGK comes from the exons ATGGCTGCTGCGTCTTCGTCGGATTCCGAGGGCGACCGAGCTGAGAG TGAGGCCAGTTCGAAATGGCTCGACGCGCACTACGACCCCATGGCCAACATCCACACCTTTTCCGCATGCCTGG TGCTGGCAGATTTGCATGGGGACGGGGAATACAAG CTGGCGGTGGGGGACCTCGGCCCCAGTGGGCGGCAGCCCTGCCTGAAGGTGCTTAAAGGACCCACAGTGCTGGCTGAAAGCGCACTACCTGCCCtgccggccgccgccgccgccttccTCATGGGGCAGCATGAGCCGCGGACCCCAGCTCTGGCCCTCGCTTCAGGCCCTTGTGTCTATGTATATAAGAATCTCAGGCCCTACTTCAAGTTCAGCCTGCCCCAGTTGCCTCCAAACCCCCTGGAGCAAGACCTTTGGAACCAGGCCAAGGAG GACCAGATCGACCACTTGACCCTGAAGGAGATGCTGGAGGGCATCCG ggagaaggcagaggtgcCTTTGTCTGTACAGTCCCTCAG GTTTCTGCAGCTGGAGCTGAGCGAAATGGAGGCATTTGTGAACCAGCACAAGTCCAAACCCATCAAGCGGCAG GCAGTCATCACCACCATGACCACCTTAAAGAAGAACATGGCTGACGAGGACGCCATGTCCTGCCTGGTGCTGGGCACCGAGAACAAGGAGCTCCTGGTGCTGGACCCGGAGGCCTTCACCATCTTGGCCAAG ATGAGCCTCCCCGGCGTCCCCGTCTTCCTGGAGGTTTCTGGCCAGTTCGATGTAGCGTTCCGCCTTGCCGCTGCCTGCCGCAACGGGAACATCTATATCCTCAGAAG AGACTGCAAGCGCCCCAAGTACTGCATCGAGCTGAGCACCCAGCCTGTGGGGCTTGTCCTGGCACACAAGGTCCTGGTGGTGGGCAGCACCCAAGACAACCTGCATGGCTTCACCCACAAG GGTAAGAGGCTGTGGACAGTGCACATGCCTGCAGCCATCCTGACCATGAACCTCCTGGAGCAGCGCTCCCGGGGCCTGCAGGCCGTCATGGCTGGGCTGGCCAATGGAGAGGTCCGCATTTACCACGACAAGGCCCTGCTCAACGTCATCCGCACCCCG GATGCAGTGACCAGCCTTTGCTTCGGCCGCTACGGGCGGGAAGATAACACCCTCATCGTGACTACGCGAG GTGGTGGCCTGATTATCAAGATCCTGAAGCGCACAGCAGTGTTTgcggagggggcaggggaggtgggccCCCCACCAGCCCAGGCCATGAAACTCAACGTGCCCCGAAAGACCCGGCTTTATGTCGATCAGACCCTGCGAGAGCGGGAGGCTGGCACCG CCATGCACCGGACCTTCCAGACCGACCTCTACCTGCTGCGCCTCCGGGCCGCCCGCGCCTACGTGCGGGCCCTCGAGTCCAGCCTGAACCCCGTCTCTGCGACAGCCCGGGAGCCACTCAAGCTGCACGCTGTG GTTCAGGGCCTGGGCCCCACCTTTAAGCTCACACTTCACCTGCAGAACACCTCGACAGCCCGACCCATCCTGGGGCTGCTGGTCTGCTTCCTGTATAACGAGGTGCTCTATGCCCTGCCCCGGGCCTTCTTCAAG GTCCCCTTGCTGGTGCCAGGGCTCAACTATCCCCTGGAGACCTTTGTGGAGAGTCTCAGTGACAAGGGCATCTCAGACATCATCAAG